The Nicotiana tomentosiformis chromosome 2, ASM39032v3, whole genome shotgun sequence genome includes the window TCTCGTATTTTTTCTAATTGTataattttttggatttttttattattaataaaattagCCACTAGTAACACTGCCTAGTGGTATATTAGTTAAAAAAGATTTAAACTCTAATATACAAAGCAAGATAATATACTGGAAGCTTAATTTGtgacaaaattattttttgacAAACTGCTAGTAAGTAGTTCTTGTTGGAAAAATAATATCTCGCCCATAAATAATATCCACAATAAATAACAAGAACGAGAGAGTAATAACGACATTAAATCTGCAAACGGGATAAAATACAATACCCATGTGGAGCAATATAATACCATTATAGAGAGAACTATTATGACTTACTAGTGTCAAGAGACTATTACACTTTCAAAATAAATAACACCCTTTATTTTATACATCTCAATATAATATTACTTCCGCTTTATATTTTCTTAACAAACTACGTaatctcttgacactactaactTGTAAAAGTTCGCACTACAATGGTATTATATTTGTAACGACCTGgcctgtcgttttgagagttgtggcattattcccccatttactattcaTTCCCTgcttaattattgttatgtgacttgccggggtagttggttcgggtccggagaggtttcggaatgaattgagatacgtagtctcaaggttgaaagcttaagttaaaaaggttgaccggatgtttatttatgtgtaaacgattctgaaatagaattttgatggttctgttgggttatttttgaattatgagtattgtgaattggaggtccatatttgaattaggcttgaaatgacaaaagttgaaaatttagaagtttaaccgagagtggactttatgGATACCGGGATCGGAATGGGGTTCCGTGAGTTGGAGTAGGCCCGTGATGTCATTTGtaacgcaaaatttgaggtcaatcagacgtgatttgataggttttagcgtcgtttgtagaagttgaaattccttagtttcaataggcatgaattggggtgtgattcgtatttttgatgttgtttgatgtaatttgagggctcgactaagatcgtatcgtgttttagaacttgttggtatgtttgttgaggtcccgggggcctcgggttgatttcgaatGGTTATCGGATCGAAAATGAGACTTAGAGCATTGCTGAAGCTGGGAGCCTTCTGGTGTGATTGCACCTGCGATGGTCTTGGCCGCAGGTGGGGCTAATGTTGCACAGGTGCGGAGCTGTTCTGGCCTGGGGTAAGATATATGAGCGAGAGGTCAtccgcatctacgagcccgcaggtgcaagcAAGGCTCTGCAGATGCAGAGAAAGGGGCGTAGGTTGTCTTCGCAAAAGCGGATCATGGGCCGCAGAAGcgcttctgcaggtgcgaaacctggagcgcaggtgcggacccTATGGACTTAAGTGTCTTCCGCATAAGCGTAAATTCTATCACAAAAgcaattccgcaggtgcggatatttggtccgcaggtgcaaaagcactgggcagtgtttaaatccGAAAGGTTTCgtaatttctctcattttggactttgtaaACTCGATCTAAGGCGATTTctgagagggttttcgaggggtttcttgaggtaagtcacttgtggttaaatttattcaataattttaTTTCCCCATTGAATTCTCCACTAGATTGTGTGGtattgaggtgtaattttgggagtttgaggctagggatttggagagtttaaattggggatttgggtatcgatttggtattagattttggtaaattttgtatggttggactcgtgattgaatggccttcggtattttgtaatttttattggattctgagacgtgggttcGGGGGCCTGCttttgagttgaatttttgacttttgactaataaaatagtattttcttatggaattgattcctttagcccgtgttgattgtatcgaactgtttgtggctagattcgaggcatttggaggactattcacgaggcaagggcgtgttggagtagagatttgcatagtttgaggtaagtaacagttttaaacttggttttgagggtatgaaacctcgaattttgtgtcatgtgataggtgatgaggtgacgcacatgctaggtgacggacgtgtgggcgagCACCATAGTAATTgcgacttggtcaattccatgaaaCTGTATAGTTGTATAATATTTTGGTATCCGTATATTCTCcgtgtgttatagaaattgagctgcaaatcatgttataaatcatgcgtaggctatgtgttggtactgtaggGAACCACAAatgtcgtgttacatgttgaattatttacaaaattgccactttgtactcagtcacagtttttacTTGCATACTATATCTCAGTATCTATTGGTCTTttttgatacattatatcatcattatttaggttgtttatcatgattattgagagctctagagactggagagattgatgactgagtgaggccgatggcttgattgtgaggatatttatgggatcggactgcacgacgtaacatgtttatttgattcatgccatgattgtcttattatagcgcttgggctggaggatcccctccggagtctacataCCCAcagtgagtgcatgtacctactaagtacgagtgtgagtgccgagcgaCTAGGAGAAATGAGAGACTATGAGGAGTGAGtaactgtgaggttggagtgaatgagaggactgaATGATTGTTACTCTGAGAATATAcacttgatttcattactgtgTACTTCAGCTGGCATATATTACTATTATGTAGTTTCTTAGAGATTCCATatcctgtttcaattgaacttgacatgaattaactgttttggcTTTATATgtcaaacttgaaagcatgcctacttttccTGTATTGTAAATTTCTGTAATTCAATTGTctccgtgaagctcgtcactactttcagtccaatagttagtcttgttacttactgagttggttgtactcatgctaaaccctgcacttcgtatgcagatccaggtgttatCGGATACGGTAGGTGTTGATTATCTGATTAGCTAGATCATTCAGTGATTTCGAGGTAGCTATCCGACGTCCGTAAACCTTGACTCTCCCtccctatctttcagctttatgtatttagtttgaGTTTTTCTTAGACAGTATTTTCAGACTCGTGTTGTATAGAcgcccatgtactcagtgacaccctggttttgggaattttCGTATTGAGTTTTGACTTTCTATCCAGTTTATGAATGCTTTAATTATTTAAACTTGTGTTTTTTCAGTTTTCacataaaaatgttggaaatgttttgagatgtcggcttgcctagtatggCACCATCACGACATACTAGGTtttgggtacttatttttgagaggctacctaacccttaggaaacttcacattcttgtattctagcCATGCATATTTGATGATTCCgggaactaaacttctattattatattctctcacagatggcgaggacacgtgctactggacaggacggacaaccaccagtaccaccagctagggccacgagaggtcgaggtcgcggtaggggccgcggtaggggcagagatgcagctcgtacaatagctagagcagcacctgcagatccactatttgctccagctcaggaacaGGTTCGAGAggtggttgagccagtggggccaactcaggcaccagctatgcccattgtgattccaggcctttaggaggcgtTGGCTCAGATTTTAACAGTGTGCACTAGCCTTCTTCATGAAGTTTCTGTTCAGGCCGCGCTAGCCACTTCTCAGTCAGGGAGAGGTACTCGGACTCCCACCATCCATACTATAGAGAAGGTGATGTAGTGGCTTCGGATGCCGGGGGTATTTCCAGCGCAGCCGGTTGCAGTTGcacaggcccaggtgggtcccgttatgagtGAGGATGAGcataagagacttgagaggttgggGAGACTCCAATCCCCATCATTCAGTAGGGCTGAGTCAgatgatgctcaggacttcttggataggtattAGCGGATTCGTTGTACTGTGGGTATTCTGGAgatcagtggggtctcgttcactacttttcaatttactggggctgccttcagatggtgggaggacTATGAGAGGAGCAGGTCAGTCGGTGCTACACCACTTTCATGGTATGAGTtttccgttctcttcttggagaagttgtACCACCGACCCGTAGGGAGGAGCAACGCAGGCAATTTGAGCTGCTACGTCAGGATGGCCTGTctatgacccagtatgagatgagattttcaaactaggctcatcacgcagtttggttggttcccactgggAGGGAGAGGTTTATAAGGTTCATTGATAGCCTCACCTATCAGTTGCATTTTGctatgactcgggagagtgtaTATGGTGCTcggtttgatgaggtggttgatattgctcgacgGCTAAAGATAGTTCATAACCAAGAGAGTGAGAAGAGGGGGTCAGTTCTACCGCAACAGGGGTCTTCCTTAAAGGCACGCCTagatggctcgtccagttcatcatggtgcatcatccatccatggttcatacagtgctcatcAGGGTTAGTCATCACTCAGTGCCCTTTCATCTTaaagttcatcccgtgctccatcagttcagggttcatctatgccaggtccttctagcaGTTACTCTGGCACTCGGCGCccgattcagtccccaccactACCGGggagttgtttcgagtgtggggagtttgggcatatgtggtgACAATGTCCTCATTTCCCGGGAGGTCTAGTgaagcagaggagtcaggctacaacttccacaccagttacttcaccactcgcccagccagctcgggtggAGCCCAGGGagctagaggtcaccctagagggggaggccgatcaggtggcggtcaggcccgattctctGTTATTTCTGCCAGGCcatatgttgttgcttcagatggaGTAATCACATGTATTTTCATagtatgccacatggatgcttgtgtattatttgaccttggtccacttattcgtatgtatcatcatattttgctcattatctggttatgccccgtgagtccatagtgtcatctgttcatgtatccatgccagtgggcgatactatttttttggaccgtgtatatcggtcatgtgtagtgactatttgGGGATtgaagactagagttgatctcttattacttagtatgtttgatttcgacgtgatcttgggtatggattgattgtctCCATGTCATTCTATGATGGATTGTCACGCTACgaccatgacgttggcgatgctggggttgccaaggatcgagtagagaggttctctagattatgttcacAGGAGATTGATTTCATATCTGAAgccccaacggatggttgggaagtgTTTTTaaatcttatttggcctttgtgagggatgttggtgttgatactaCTACTGTTGATTATGTTCCAGTGGTACGAGATGttttggatgtgtttcctacagacctgccgggcatgccgcccgatagggatattgactttggtattgacttggtgctgggcactcagcccatttctatttgtctgtatcgtatggcaccagccgatttaaaggaattgaaagaacaacttcaggaacttcttgataaggggtttattaggcctataGTGTCGCCTTGGGGTGAGCCGGTTCTGTTTTGAAGAAAAATGATCGTACTATGCatatgtgcatcgactataggcagttgaacaaagtaacaatcaagaacaagtatccttttccacgcattgatgatctatttgaccagcttcagggagcaagggtCTTCTCAaagattaatttgaggtctgggtatcaccagttgaagatgcgagaCTCGAATCTAAACAaaacattcaggacccgttatggtcattatgagttccttgtgatgtcctttgggctgaCCATTGGGGGATACTATTGTTGTgtaccgtgtatatcggtcatgtgtagtgactattgagggattggagactagagttgatctcttattgcttagtatggttgattttgacgtgatcttgggtatggattggttgtctccatgtcatgctatacTTGATTGTCACGCTACGACCGTGACATtggtgatgccggggttgccaaggatcgagtggagaggttctctagattatgttcctaggagagtgatttcatatctgaaggcccaacggatggttgggaagggttgtttatcttatttggtatttgtgagggatgttggtgctgatactacaactattgattctattccgtTGGTGCGAgattttttggatgtgtttcctacagacctgccgggcatgctgcccgacatggatattaaatttggtattgagttggTGTTAGGCACATGGTctatttctattcctctatatcgtatggcaccagctgagttgaatgaattgaaagaacaacttcaggaacttcttgataaggggtttattaggcctagtgtgtctccttggggtgcaccggttctgtttgtgaagaagaaggatggtactatgcggatgtgcatcgactataggcagttgcacaaagtaacaatcaagaacaagtatcctttgcttgatgatctatttgaccagcttcagggagcgagggtgttctctaagattgatttgaggttttggtatcaccagttgaagattcgggacttggATATTCTAAAGATAACATTCatgacccgttatggtcattatgagttccttgtgatgtcctttgggctgaccaatgccccagcatcattcatgcatctaatgaacaatgtatttcagccttatctcgacttgtttgtcatagtattcattgatgatatcctggtatactcTCGTAACAAGGAGGaccatgcccagcatttgaggattgtgttgcagcagttgagggaggagaagctttatgccaagttctccaagtgtgagcttTGGCTTAGTTCAATGGAGCTTTTAGGGCACGTGGTGCCCAGGCCTTCCTCAACAACGGAAATTCgaagctttctcggcttggccggttattatcgtcgcttcatggagggttactcgtctattgcatcgcctttgaccatactgacccagaagggtgctacttttaggtggtcggatgagtgtgaagagagcttctagaagctcaagactgcctagaccacaactccagttctagttttgccttcagcttcaggctcttatacaatgCAATGCgatgcttctcagattggtattgggtgtgtattgatgcaggagggtagagtgattgcttatgctacgtgtcagttgaagcctcatgagaagaactaccatgttcataatttggagttggctgccatctttcatgcattgaagatttggaggcattatctccacggtgtgtcttatgaggtatttacggatTATCGGAGTCtctagcacttgttcaaacaaaaggatctaaatttgaggtagcaaAGATGGTTGgcgctgctaaaggactatgatattaccattttttatcatcccgggaaggccaatatgttggatgatgccttgagtagaaaggcggtgagtatgggtagccttgcatttattcctattggtgagagacctcttccagttgatgttcaggccttggccaaccagttcatgagattagatatttcggagcccagctgggttctagcttgtatggtttcttagtcttccttatatgatcgcattagagagcgccaatatgatgatcctcattttcttATTCTTAAAGACACGGTTCAACATGGTGATTCCatggatgttactattggggatgatggggtgttgaggatgcatggtcggatttgtgtgcccaatgtagatgggttatgtgagttggttcttgaggaggcccacaatttgcggtattccattcatccgggtgccacaaagatgtaccaggacttgaggaaacactattggtggaggagaataaagaagtatatagtggggtttgtagcttggtgcctaaattgccagcaggtgaagtatgagcatcaaagaccgggtggattgcttcaaaggcttgagattccagagtagaaataggagcgtatcaccatggattttgtagttgggctcccacagacttcgaggaagtttgattctatttgggtgattatggattggctaaccaagtctgcacacttcattacagttgggactacttattgttcggagcggttggtagagatttacatccgcgagattattcgccttcacgctgtgctagtgtccatcatttcagatcggggcatacagtttacatcacagttttggagaggaATACAACGAGAGTTGGggacccaggttgagttgagcacaacatttcaccctcagacggacgaacagttagagcgtactattcagatattggaggatatgctatgcgcttgtgtcattgattttgagggtttttgttattagtttctgccgctcgcagaatttgcctacaacaactaccaattgagcattcaaatggctccgtatgaggctttgtattgGAGACAATGTCGATCCCCGGTTGGCTGGTTCGAGCCagatgaggctaggctattgggtactgacttggttcaagatgctttggataaggttaaattgattcaggatcgtctTCGCATGgcgcaatctagacagaagagttatgcggataggaaggtttgtgatgttgctttgatgattggggagaaggtactttttaaggtttcacccatgaagggtgttatgaatTTCCGGAAGAAGTATATTGGGCcattagagaggtggcttacaagcttgccttgccacctagtttgtcgagtgtgcttCCAGTATTTCATgcttctatgctccagaagtatgtcggcgatccgtctcatgttttggattctagcacagttcagttggatggtgatttgacttctGATGTGGACctggtggccattttagatcgacaggtttgaaagttgaggtcaaaggacatagcttcagtgaaggtgcagtggagaggtcagctagttGAGGAGggtacttgggagactgagcgggagatgcggatcagatatccacgcctatttaaGACTCCGGGTACCTTTCTAGACCCATTTGAGAATGAACATTTGTTTAacagggggaggatgtaatgacccggatggtcgttttgagagttgtggcctcattcccccatttattgttcattccctgcttaattattgttatgtgacttgcagggtagttggttcgagtccggagagatttcggaatgaatttagacacttagtctcaaggttgaaagcttaagttgaaaaggttgaccggatattgacttatgtgtaaacgactccataatagaattttgatggtttcgttagctctgttcggtgatttttgacttaggagtgtgtccggattgtgaattggGGGTTCGTAtttgaattaagcttgaaatggcaaaagttggaaatttagaagtttgaccgagagtggaattTGTTGATACTGGGCTCGGAatggggttccgggagttggagtttGAGTTGGTCCATGGTATCATTTGTGATTTGTGTGAAGAAttagaggtcaatcggacatgatttgataagttttggcgtcgtttgtagatggtagaattccttagtttcaataggcttaaattggggtgcgattcatgtttttgatgttgtttgatgtaatttgagggctAAACTAAGTTTTTAtcgtgttttggaactt containing:
- the LOC138906127 gene encoding uncharacterized protein produces the protein MAPYEALYWRQCRSPVGWFEPDEARLLGTDLVQDALDKVKLIQDRLRMAQSRQKSYADRKVCDVALMIGEKKYVGDPSHVLDSSTVQLDGDLTSDVDLVAILDRQV